Genomic window (Culex pipiens pallens isolate TS chromosome 3, TS_CPP_V2, whole genome shotgun sequence):
TTGGCTGCCTCAGCCGCTGTACTGTTGACAATGTCCTGTAGCTTCTTCAGTCGGATCGCCTGGACCAGCGTTTGGGTCGGGTTGGTGTCGTTCGGTGCCGGCGTCGAAACGCCATATTGGATGGCAATTTtggctaaaatatttttcctgaTTTCCTTCTTCAGCGCTTGTGCCTCCGGATTGTTTCCTCTGCCTCTTCGGGGTCTTCGTTGGGCGGCGACGAACTAGATGTTGATGGAAGGTTAATAAATTAAAGATATTTAAATCCTCAACAATAATAACGAACCACTGCAAGAGCAACGATCAGAGTTAAAGCAACTGTTTTGGTCAAAATCATGGTAAATTTCGTTGAAGCTTTCCAGTAACTCACCTAGAACTACTGGAATAAACAGTTTCAAGCGCTCTTATAGTCCCAGAATACAGTTGTTAACAACGTAATAGATTATTATAATTGAGTTCAAAATATTCCACTTCGTTAATGGAACCATATTGTATCAATAGTTTACATTTTCATCATTgcaatgatttttcgttcaaagatataaatttggcgcccctatcaatattttgacaaagtttctTCTACAAGtggtttagaatagtgccctacatatgctgattccttttggtaacgattatcccatttcttgcaaagttatggaaatcgtcattaatcaatgattgccaacttgGACgccaatgattgtaccacaaaacacatttgatttagaccaaaaattctttcagtggcttcaagaaggcaacaaccggcacatgctgattcattttggtgcagaaattcgttaaattgaattcaatacagagcattttagagtgatgatcaattttcttcgaaaatgatcaacggcttcaccttaagttACATAAAAAGTCTAGGAAAACATTCCCGGaaataagttgaaaatttcaaaatgctgTAACATTGGCAAGCATGTCTTTTTAAAAGTATGatacatgaaaaataaaatcaaatatttacgttgcatttattaatttattttctaaaatagtCGAACagcaaattaagaaaaaagcTCGAATaataataacatatttttttggcaTTTAAGTTTTGACTAATATTCAACAGAAATTCTTCTACAGTTTAAGCTGAAGCAGGAGTCGTAGATGTGGTGCTAGACGAAGTGCTCGTAGACGACGATGAACTAGAGGTGCTTGAGTCCGTAGTGGTAGAATCGGTTGTGGTAGAATCTGTTGTGGTAGAATCGGTAGTGGTTGAGTCGGTAGTAGTGCTGGCAGGTGTAGTAGTACTGGTGGTAGTAGTAGTAGCAGGTGTAGTTGTTGAGGTGGTAGAGGTTGACGACGTAGTCGTAGTAGTTCCCGCCATGTCCTCCAGCTTCTTCTTACGAATTGCCTCAGCTAGCGCTTGAGAcggattcggagcgtttggagGCAGGACAACCCCTTCCTGTTTGGCTCTATCTGCGATAATTTGGTTCTTGATTTGCTGCTTTAGCGCTTGCGTCTCTGGGTTTTGACCTCTACCCCTTGGTCTCCGCTGAGCTGATGCAAACTGGAGAAGGTATTTTAAATGGTTAGGATAGCTAAATTAATTGATCGGACGCTGTACTCACTACAGCCAGACAGATGACGATGGTCAAAGCGAAGGTTTTGGTAAGGATCATGATTAAAGTGGTTGTAGCTTGCTTGGTCCAGTTGGAACTGATGTACTCGATGTCTTGGAAGTGTTTttatacttgaaaaaaaacaattgaacgaCTACACGGTACTAATTGAATTCATAGTTGCACGCGTGACTATGTTGACGGTGGTAAAACATTGCTACCAAATGAACTGTGCCAAATATTGACTTTTGATCAATGTATGCATTGTTTATGCCAGgtgtgaccaaagtatggcccgcgggccaaacgtggcccgtgaggagtttttttgtggcccgcgggccCATTTTGAAAGATCATTGAAAATGGCCCCTCTGTCaagtaattttataattttcaaaaattaaggtttagttttaattttttatgaaccTTTAAATTTTTGGTATCGTCTTAAGAGGTTGTCTGATTATgtctggggtgagattgagtcatacaaatttcagaatttttgtgtgacccaatgtcacccctgatgatggtAATGTAAAAGTCGAcacaaataaattttgttgaagatCTATCTTATTGAAAGTTCAAATGTAGAGGGtaacgattctcgagattttcaatttcccgggaattcccgggacccgggagttttataactatgccaatagtgccgttagtttaaaaagaaaagtaataaatgaattatttttttcaatgaattcaattacaattaatttatccttattcaatgaaacgttTATTAGTAGCCTCAGTTTTTTCAGGAACTTTGTCtaccatttcatttttttcttctgaatctgcaaatacaaaatcgttacttgagctttttgggactcaaaattattttgtttttcaaaagttgcacaagcttgatattagatttttgtgaagtaaaacatagctaatatataatttcccagcatcgggatttttgcaatatgacaaATAACTAGTCAAAACaccaatttaaaattgttttttttttccttttaaatGTCAACTACAAATATTAATTAAAGAAATAGTTCAAAAAAACTCGAATGTATACATTCGGTGGACCTTAACTTAACAAAGTTTGccatagttttttttccaaaatatttttaaaaatgatgatgttgatgcgaaacacaatatgacttattgacataaagaaaggaaattaccttgatatagcaaaattaacttattagcctaaaataaaaaaaaactaaattatgaggattgctatgATGAAATGGAAATTatacttatcttgaaaaggcttattcctcttagaaataatacataaaaataatataaaaaatgaattaagATTTTATTTCTTGGGTAAAACTGTTAAATATGCTTTCAGgttaattttggggtccacattattttgggttctctcaattatagttaaaattagttaaaatttacactttctgaaaaagaagattagagaagaatTGGTTTAACTTGAACgttgaacatccaatgttctaaacaatttcgaatttttttttctgattggtttatataattttgctttaatattaataagtttaaaattttccgggagtctcgaccaaattttccGGAATTGAGAGGTCTAAAAATTGTCGATTTCCTGAGAATCCTGAGAAACTCGACGTGCAATCGatcgaaaacaatttaaaatgcattttcctgtgttgctcataatttttagcatgattgaaccagtttatacatattttatttttttataatttcaatgtaCAGTTACTGTTccgcaaaaaaacaattttccttttaaaaataggttttttaaacatgcgattgaaaatcgtttttcgtttcgATTGAAAATCAAGTGCATTAGTGTGTCatgattttaaaacactttttttcatggaAGTTTGGATTTCGTGgctatttcaatttttcattaaacaaaaaaatgttggaataaTGTCTTGTTTGGttgacgaaatttaaaaaaaatacaagcaattaaaaaaatcatctaatttttttcagttttataaattgttataatttgtttcaaataaaaacaatttttcacatatagcccgcaagctcatggaacgcttttcaaaaactttgagcacccctggtttaTGCCATCaaatagaattgaaaaaaaaacaaggcttATGACATTTCCCTAGCACTTTTACATATTCTAGTTACTAATTGAATATCCGGAAATTTTCCACTGGTGTTTTGTCCACAAacaaatattgataaaaaatgtGGAAATATTCGTAAGCCATCATGTCTCAATTATCGAAAAATTATCATCACTTTCACGTGTGCGTTTTATTGACAGAGCACCTTCGTGTACTAAACAGTTAACTGCTGCTGACaagcaaaatattgacaattGCGGGCAGTTCCCTCGCCACGATCAACCGAGTC
Coding sequences:
- the LOC120422484 gene encoding uncharacterized protein LOC120422484 — its product is MILTKTVALTLIVALAVFVAAQRRPRRGRGNNPEAQALKKEIRKNILAKIAIQYGVSTPAPNDTNPTQTLVQAIRLKKLQDIVNSTAAEAANATASTSTPESASNSTSTSSNSTSNSSTNSTGASSNSTGTKD
- the LOC120422483 gene encoding uncharacterized protein LOC120422483 produces the protein MILTKTFALTIVICLAVFASAQRRPRGRGQNPETQALKQQIKNQIIADRAKQEGVVLPPNAPNPSQALAEAIRKKKLEDMAGTTTTTSSTSTTSTTTPATTTTTSTTTPASTTTDSTTTDSTTTDSTTTDSTTTDSSTSSSSSSTSTSSSTTSTTPASA